The genomic interval CTCTCAGTCGTGCCAATCGTCCCGCCACCACCGCTGCCGCCCCACTGGTATCACCCGGCGGCCCGGGCACGGCAAAGACGTTTGTTGCGCAATCCCGATGGACCGATCGATGCAGACGTTGCGAACGCGGCGCGATTCTGAGCGTCCTGTCATCGTCTAACGGACGCAATGCTCCTACGCTGACGGTCTCTCGTAAAATCGCCGGCCAAGCCATTCCATGAACGTCCCGCCAACTCGTTTCGATGTACCGATTTCCAGCCGGCGCGACCGTGGGAACGCCGGCTGTCTTGAGAGCAGCGACGAGTTCTTGTAATCGCGATCCCCTGTGGATGTCATCATCACTTGTGTGACTGCCATCAGAGAACGAAGCACAGACAACGGCGACCGGCTGGGTTTGATGCCGGTGCAGAATCCATTCCAAAGCATCCTCTAAACCTGGTCCATGAGGCAGGTATCCCAGATCAACCAACAATTTGATCGGCAACAAACGGACCTCGGCAAACTCATCCACGATCGTTCGACCGATGGCGGTCCCATGCCCGTTGCGATCCAAGAAGTCGATTGAGTCGCCTTCGCCGCTGAAATTGCAACCTTGCATCACGACGCCCGCGGGCAATGCTGACGCATCCACTCCCGTATCCAAAACGACAACGATTGGATCGGAAGTCGCCGGCAACGCAACAGTCATGGATTCACTAGGGGCGGAGCAACGAAGAATAGCTTTGACGCCAAGCCAGACATTGCGATCGTCCGACCTCAAAGTCTCGGCAGACCTGGGGCCGATGTTCGTGATGCAAACACTGATTTGTCTTGGCATCCAGCCACGTACAGCGACCGTCCAACTCACCGTCGGCAGGCGGCTGGTAACTTAAGATCGTCGCGAGGGTTTCGTCACGCAAACGCACCGGCATTTCCAACCAGCGTTGCAGGTCCGCCCGGGCAGCCTGGCCCATCTGGCCAGCGTCGACGTTCTTTCCAGCAACCACCGCCTGGAGCTGATCCGGCTCCAAATTGAATGTCGGATGGCCCATGTGCAGACAACACACGCCGCAGCCGGTGCAATCGGTCACCGGCAATGCGGTCTCAGCAGCCACGTTCATTCTGCGGTCGGCAATTGAACCAACTCTTTTTCTTGGGCCATTTTGCGGATGTCCTCGGTGATTTTCATCGAGCAGTACTTGGGTCCGCACATGCTGCAGAAGTGGGCGCTTTTGAAGGTATCCTGCGGCAGCGTTTCGTCGTGATACCGCTGCGCCGTTTCCGGATCGAGCGACAAACGAAACTGCTCGTTCCAATCGAACGCGAAACGGGCGCGGCTGAGCGCATCGTCACGATCTTGGGCACCCTTGCGACCGCGAGCCAAGTCCGCCGCGTGTGCGGAAATCTTGTACGCGATCACGCCTTGCTTGACGTCTTCTTCGTTGGGCAGCCCGAGGTGTTCCTTGGGAGTGACGTAGCACAACATCGCTGCGCCGTGCCATCCGGCCAGCGCGGCACCGATGGCGCTGGTGATGTGATCGTATCCAGGTGCGATGTCGGTGACCAACGGCCCCAAGACATAGAACGGAGCGCCGTCGCACAGCTCAGCTTGCTTTTCCATGTTCATTTGGATCTGGTGCATCGGCACGTGACCGGGACCTTCGACCATCACCTGAGTGCCGTTGGCTTTGCCGCGTTTGGTCAACTCACCCAACACTTCCAACTCGGCAAACTGAGCCGCATCGGACGCGTCGGCGATCGAACCGGGACGCAACCCGTCGCCGAGCGACCAAGTGACGTCATACTCACGCATGATGTCACAGAGATCATCGAACGCATCATAAAGTGGGTTCTGTTTGTTGTGCGACATCATCCACTTGGCGATCAACGAGCCACCTCGGCTGACGATGCCGGTGATGCGGTTGATGCTCAGGTGCAGGTGTTCCAGTTTGACGCCGCAATGGATCGTCATGTAATCAACGCCTTGCTTGGCCTGGTGCTCGACCATGTCCAAGAAATGCTGGGCGTTCATGTCTTCGATATTGCCGCCGAGTTCTTCCAGCATCTGATAGATCGGCACGGTTCCGATCGGCACGGGGCTCTTTTCGATGATCTGGCGACGGATGTTGTCGATGTCCTTGCCGGTCGACAGATCCATCACCGTGTCGGCACCATGGTGAACCGCGGTGTGCAGCTTCTGCAGCTCTTCGTCGACGTTGCTGGTCACGGCGCTGTTGCCGATGTTGGCGTTGATCTTGCACTTGGCCGCCACACCGATGCACATCGGCTCCAAGGCTCCCGCCGCGTGGACTTTATTGGCGGGGATGACCATTCGTCCCGCTGCGACCTCGTCCCGGATGGTCTCCACCGGCAGATCTTCGCGCCGAGCGCAGAATTCCATCTCGGGGGTAATCTCACCTGCTTGCGCGGCCAAAATCTGCGTTTTACTCATAGTCTCCTCTGCTCCCAAAACCCGCCGAGTCGGCGGAAAACTCAATGAATCGGACAGGCTGTTATACGCCCCGGGGCCGGATAAGAGTAGGTGCCAAATCCGCCACACCCGGCCAAATGGGGGCGACCACTCTCACAGCGTTTTGAGATACTCCAAAACAGCACGCTTTTCATCGACGCTCAGCCGATCAGGGAAATCGTGCCCCTGGTTGCTCTTGCCGAACTTTCTCGTATCAAAAAAGCTTCTCCGCTCAGCGATATCGGTGACACCCGAGGGAATCGCGTCGACCGACTCCACATCGAGCCCGACCTTTTCCTCATCCAACGCCTGGGACACCGGCCGCCAAAGCGTCGGTCGATCGCTTGGATTGAGCACGCCCCAGAGCGTCGGCACACTACCGTTGTGAAAATACGGCGCACTGGCCCACACCCCATCCAACGGCGGCGCGACATAGCCGCCTGGATCAACGACGGTTTCCTGCTCGGCGGCCTCTCCCGCATGCGCAAACCAGCTTTCGGCATACTTCGTTCGCCCCGCCGTCGATAAAGCAGTCAAACGCACCGGGTCCGTTTCGATTTCATCGATCGGCACGCGACGGTTGGGATACGTCCAAGTCTCGCCGTACGTTCCATGACACTCCGCGCAATTGTTTTGGAACACTCCCCTGCCCTGCTCTGCCAACAAAGTATCGATCACCCCGGTGTACTTCGGCGCACGCAAGGAACTGATGTACGCGTACACGTCTTTGAAATCCTGTTCATGGCGACGATAAAACGCAGGGCCGTTCTC from Stieleria varia carries:
- a CDS encoding S8/S53 family peptidase yields the protein MTVALPATSDPIVVVLDTGVDASALPAGVVMQGCNFSGEGDSIDFLDRNGHGTAIGRTIVDEFAEVRLLPIKLLVDLGYLPHGPGLEDALEWILHRHQTQPVAVVCASFSDGSHTSDDDIHRGSRLQELVAALKTAGVPTVAPAGNRYIETSWRDVHGMAWPAILRETVSVGALRPLDDDRTLRIAPRSQRLHRSVHRDCATNVFAVPGPPGDTSGAAAVVAGRLARLRGRCPGATCDELVQLLMRTQTTEFESPAGLTWPALEP
- a CDS encoding YkgJ family cysteine cluster protein yields the protein MNVAAETALPVTDCTGCGVCCLHMGHPTFNLEPDQLQAVVAGKNVDAGQMGQAARADLQRWLEMPVRLRDETLATILSYQPPADGELDGRCTWLDAKTNQCLHHEHRPQVCRDFEVGRSQCLAWRQSYSSLLRP
- the thiC gene encoding phosphomethylpyrimidine synthase ThiC, encoding MSFPPTRRVLGAEETMSKTQILAAQAGEITPEMEFCARREDLPVETIRDEVAAGRMVIPANKVHAAGALEPMCIGVAAKCKINANIGNSAVTSNVDEELQKLHTAVHHGADTVMDLSTGKDIDNIRRQIIEKSPVPIGTVPIYQMLEELGGNIEDMNAQHFLDMVEHQAKQGVDYMTIHCGVKLEHLHLSINRITGIVSRGGSLIAKWMMSHNKQNPLYDAFDDLCDIMREYDVTWSLGDGLRPGSIADASDAAQFAELEVLGELTKRGKANGTQVMVEGPGHVPMHQIQMNMEKQAELCDGAPFYVLGPLVTDIAPGYDHITSAIGAALAGWHGAAMLCYVTPKEHLGLPNEEDVKQGVIAYKISAHAADLARGRKGAQDRDDALSRARFAFDWNEQFRLSLDPETAQRYHDETLPQDTFKSAHFCSMCGPKYCSMKITEDIRKMAQEKELVQLPTAE